The following are from one region of the Salicibibacter kimchii genome:
- the radA gene encoding DNA repair protein RadA produces MAKTKTKFVCQECTYESRKWMGRCPSCQNWNTLVEEMEGNEPKRPGGTVRSVGSNRPQKISDVNTQDEPRMTTKLSELNRVLGGGIVPGSLVLVGGDPGIGKSTLLLQLSTLLAEDEKKVLYISGEESVKQTKMRADRLKAKADTLYVLTETDTSLIDQAVDMVEPDVLIIDSVQTMQTPDISSAPGSVAQVRESTSVFMSMAKSRGISVFVVGHVTKQGSIAGPKMLEHMVDAVLYFEGERHHTFRILRAVKNRFGSTNEIGIFDMNEEGLQEVLNPSEIFLEERSEGVAGATVVASLEGTRPVLVELQALVAPTSYANPRRTATGVDHNRVSLLMAVLEKRVGMLLQNQDAYINVAGGVKLDEPAVDLALATSIASSFRNQVTRTTDVAIGEVGLTGEIRRVSRIQERVKESAKLGFERCIIPEKNMGGWKAPDGMTCVGVGSLEEALDVMLEKRTKTWE; encoded by the coding sequence ATGGCGAAAACAAAGACCAAGTTTGTTTGCCAGGAATGTACGTATGAATCCCGGAAGTGGATGGGCCGTTGTCCTTCATGCCAGAATTGGAACACGCTGGTAGAGGAGATGGAGGGGAATGAGCCAAAACGTCCGGGCGGTACGGTGCGTTCCGTGGGGAGTAATCGCCCACAAAAAATCAGTGACGTAAACACCCAAGACGAACCGCGAATGACGACGAAATTATCAGAATTAAATCGTGTTTTAGGCGGGGGAATTGTCCCCGGCTCCCTGGTTCTTGTCGGAGGTGACCCCGGTATTGGCAAGTCAACGCTGCTTTTGCAACTGTCCACACTTTTGGCAGAAGACGAAAAAAAAGTGTTATATATATCCGGAGAGGAATCGGTCAAACAAACAAAAATGCGTGCCGATCGTTTGAAAGCCAAGGCGGATACCTTGTACGTGCTTACCGAAACGGATACGTCATTGATTGATCAGGCAGTGGACATGGTGGAACCGGATGTATTGATCATTGATTCGGTCCAAACCATGCAAACGCCAGATATCTCCTCTGCTCCCGGAAGTGTCGCCCAAGTAAGGGAATCGACGTCTGTTTTTATGAGCATGGCAAAATCCCGGGGTATTTCGGTGTTTGTTGTCGGCCACGTAACAAAACAAGGTTCGATTGCAGGCCCGAAAATGCTGGAACATATGGTGGATGCGGTGCTTTATTTTGAGGGGGAGCGGCATCATACGTTTCGAATTTTGCGTGCAGTGAAAAATCGCTTTGGTTCCACAAATGAAATTGGCATTTTTGATATGAATGAAGAAGGTTTGCAAGAAGTGTTGAATCCGTCGGAAATTTTCTTGGAAGAGCGTTCGGAAGGGGTTGCGGGCGCAACGGTCGTGGCATCCCTTGAAGGAACCCGCCCCGTTTTGGTGGAGTTACAAGCGCTTGTTGCACCGACCAGCTATGCCAATCCCAGACGTACGGCAACCGGTGTGGACCATAACCGTGTGTCCTTGCTGATGGCGGTATTGGAAAAGCGAGTAGGAATGCTGCTTCAAAATCAAGATGCTTATATTAATGTTGCCGGTGGCGTAAAATTGGATGAACCGGCCGTTGATTTGGCGCTGGCGACGAGTATCGCTTCAAGTTTTCGCAATCAGGTGACACGCACGACGGATGTTGCGATCGGTGAAGTAGGTTTGACGGGGGAAATCCGCAGGGTCTCCCGCATTCAGGAAAGGGTAAAGGAAAGCGCGAAACTAGGGTTTGAACGTTGCATCATTCCCGAAAAAAATATGGGTGGCTGGAAAGCCCCCGATGGCATGACATGTGTAGGTGTTGGTTCCTTGGAAGAGGCATTAGATGTGATGCTTGAAAAACGGACGAAAACTTGGGAATAG
- a CDS encoding NYN domain-containing protein, with product MKEIVLVDGYNIIGDWPELKHIKQFSLIEARDLLIDKMAEYQAVTGKRVMIVFDAHMVPGTGSKNKHHRVEVVYTRERETADERIEKLVSKLKNVETQVYVATSDYVEQSVTFGSGALRTSARELRIQMSHVEQHVTERVARVKKGNDYGNRVISQDVAEYFEKWRRNRQ from the coding sequence ATGAAAGAGATCGTGCTTGTCGATGGCTACAACATTATCGGAGATTGGCCGGAATTAAAACATATCAAGCAATTTTCGCTTATAGAAGCACGAGATTTGCTCATTGACAAAATGGCAGAGTACCAAGCGGTGACTGGAAAGAGAGTGATGATTGTTTTCGATGCCCATATGGTGCCGGGCACGGGGAGCAAAAATAAGCACCATCGTGTCGAGGTCGTCTATACCCGTGAGCGGGAAACCGCCGATGAGCGTATCGAAAAGCTCGTAAGCAAACTGAAAAATGTCGAAACCCAAGTCTATGTCGCTACTTCGGATTATGTGGAACAGTCGGTGACATTTGGAAGTGGCGCTCTGCGCACGTCGGCCCGTGAATTGAGAATACAAATGAGTCATGTTGAACAACATGTTACCGAACGGGTCGCGCGGGTGAAAAAGGGGAACGATTATGGGAATCGTGTCATATCCCAAGATGTCGCTGAATATTTTGAAAAGTGGCGTCGAAATCGTCAATAA
- a CDS encoding Mini-ribonuclease 3, which produces MSAIDPAQLNGLALAYIGDAVYELHIRTHFLQKGYTRAQELHQKTTAYVSANAQAKCLHHWLENQRLYAVEETIIRRGRNAKSGSIPKNTDAFTYRYSTGFEALIGYLHLCGHHERLRDLLSDMPGAWEEESKDERE; this is translated from the coding sequence ATGAGCGCCATTGACCCTGCCCAACTAAATGGCCTGGCGCTCGCGTATATCGGGGATGCAGTCTATGAATTGCATATACGGACGCATTTTTTGCAGAAAGGGTATACACGCGCCCAAGAGCTCCATCAAAAAACGACGGCTTATGTGAGCGCGAATGCACAGGCGAAATGTTTGCATCATTGGTTGGAGAACCAGCGGTTGTACGCGGTTGAGGAGACGATCATACGCCGCGGGCGCAATGCAAAATCAGGAAGCATTCCGAAAAATACCGATGCGTTTACGTATAGATACAGTACAGGCTTTGAAGCCCTGATTGGTTATCTACACCTTTGTGGCCATCATGAACGGTTAAGGGATTTATTGTCCGATATGCCCGGCGCTTGGGAGGAGGAAAGCAAAGATGAAAGAGAATGA
- a CDS encoding PIN/TRAM domain-containing protein, translating into MLKRMVQVFFVVIGGALGFIFMSEIISSLNVQLPAWLMNEYVGGGVGALLFFILSLWVADPIVRALSVVEETIIKAPITNVLFGTIGLMFGLIVAFLIGLPLGEIQIPVISQVVPIFMTIILGYYGFRIGSYKRDEIVALAGGFGKSGNKDRKKGDSREGLNETESERPSIPIKIFDTSVIIDGRISDVCRTRFLEGTIVIPKFVLDELQHIADSSDALKRNRGRRGLDILNQIQKESSVEVKIEDIDFEDVDAVDSKLVKLAQKTNGVVVTNDFNLNKVCDLQGVDVLNINDLANAVKPVVLPGEGMSVQVIKDGKEEGQGVGYLDDGTMIVIEDGRSYIGRQLDVIVTSVLQTSAGRMIFAKPKLLEKAQ; encoded by the coding sequence ATTTTAAAACGAATGGTGCAAGTGTTTTTTGTCGTTATTGGTGGAGCCCTTGGTTTTATATTTATGTCTGAAATTATTTCATCATTGAACGTGCAACTACCTGCCTGGTTGATGAATGAGTATGTGGGCGGGGGCGTTGGTGCACTGTTATTTTTTATTTTATCCCTGTGGGTGGCTGATCCGATTGTTCGAGCGTTAAGTGTTGTTGAGGAAACGATTATAAAGGCACCGATTACAAATGTGTTATTTGGTACCATAGGATTAATGTTTGGACTGATCGTCGCCTTTTTGATCGGGCTTCCGTTGGGAGAAATTCAAATTCCGGTGATCAGCCAGGTCGTCCCGATATTTATGACGATTATTTTAGGTTACTATGGCTTTCGCATTGGTTCTTACAAGCGAGATGAAATCGTTGCCCTTGCCGGCGGCTTTGGCAAGAGTGGTAATAAGGATCGTAAAAAAGGGGACAGCCGGGAAGGGCTAAATGAAACGGAGAGCGAGCGACCGTCGATTCCCATAAAGATTTTTGATACGAGTGTGATCATTGATGGGCGCATTTCCGATGTTTGCCGGACACGTTTTCTGGAGGGAACGATTGTCATTCCCAAATTTGTGCTTGATGAACTGCAACATATTGCTGATTCCTCTGATGCATTGAAGCGGAATCGAGGCAGAAGGGGCCTTGATATTCTTAATCAAATCCAGAAAGAAAGCTCCGTTGAAGTGAAAATCGAGGATATCGATTTCGAAGATGTAGATGCGGTTGATAGTAAGCTTGTGAAATTGGCGCAAAAAACCAATGGTGTTGTGGTGACCAATGATTTTAATTTGAACAAAGTGTGTGATTTGCAGGGCGTGGACGTACTCAATATTAACGATTTGGCCAACGCGGTCAAACCAGTTGTTCTGCCCGGAGAAGGGATGTCTGTGCAGGTGATTAAGGATGGAAAAGAAGAAGGTCAAGGCGTCGGTTATCTTGATGATGGCACGATGATTGTCATCGAAGATGGACGCTCCTATATCGGGCGCCAATTGGACGTTATTGTAACGAGCGTGTTGCAAACGAGCGCCGGCAGGATGATTTTTGCAAAACCAAAATTGCTTGAAAAAGCGCAGTAA
- the cysE gene encoding serine O-acetyltransferase translates to MWRTLKRDIDVVFSRDPAARNRLEVVLTYAGVHAVWSHRLAHWFYKKRRYLIARIISQISRFITGIEIHPGAVIGERLFIDHGMGVVIGETCEIGNDVTIYQGVTLGGTGKEKGKRHPTIEDHVLLATGAKVLGSMRIGHHSNIGGGAVVLNEVPPKSTVVGVPGRVVVQDGVKVNQDLQHHLLPDPEDDRFTVLEKEVERLRLELKEVRKKEEQE, encoded by the coding sequence ATGTGGCGAACATTAAAGCGTGACATTGATGTTGTTTTTTCGCGGGATCCGGCGGCAAGAAACCGGCTTGAAGTTGTATTGACGTACGCCGGCGTCCATGCGGTTTGGAGCCATCGTCTCGCCCATTGGTTTTATAAAAAACGTCGGTATCTCATCGCTCGGATCATCTCACAAATCAGTCGTTTTATAACCGGGATTGAAATCCATCCGGGAGCGGTTATTGGAGAACGATTGTTTATTGACCATGGCATGGGGGTTGTGATCGGAGAAACGTGTGAAATCGGCAACGATGTTACGATTTATCAAGGCGTGACGCTAGGAGGCACCGGCAAGGAAAAAGGGAAAAGGCACCCGACGATTGAAGATCATGTGTTGTTGGCGACGGGTGCCAAAGTGTTAGGTTCGATGCGGATCGGCCATCATTCCAATATCGGCGGAGGAGCCGTCGTTCTTAATGAAGTGCCGCCCAAATCTACTGTCGTAGGTGTCCCGGGACGTGTCGTTGTGCAAGATGGTGTGAAGGTGAATCAGGATTTGCAACACCATCTTTTGCCCGACCCCGAGGATGATCGTTTTACGGTTTTGGAAAAAGAGGTAGAACGATTGCGTTTGGAGTTGAAAGAGGTCAGGAAGAAAGAAGAACAGGAGTGA
- the ispF gene encoding 2-C-methyl-D-erythritol 2,4-cyclodiphosphate synthase, with amino-acid sequence MRIGQGFDVHAFEKDRPLMLGGVSIPYEYGLKGHSDADVLLHAIADACLGAIGEGDIGRHFPDTDPAHAGADSAHLLEEVYALAENKGYTLGNLDATIIAQKPKMAPYIVPMRERIAELFHADLSQVNVKATTSERLGFTGRGEGISAMAVLLLESK; translated from the coding sequence ATGAGAATCGGGCAAGGTTTTGACGTGCATGCCTTTGAAAAAGACCGGCCGCTGATGCTCGGCGGTGTGTCCATTCCGTATGAGTACGGGTTAAAAGGGCATTCCGATGCGGATGTTTTGTTGCATGCCATTGCCGATGCTTGTCTTGGTGCCATTGGCGAAGGAGACATCGGTCGCCATTTTCCCGATACGGATCCCGCCCATGCCGGAGCTGATTCAGCCCATCTATTGGAAGAAGTCTACGCATTGGCGGAGAATAAAGGATATACGTTAGGCAATCTGGATGCAACGATTATCGCCCAGAAACCGAAAATGGCCCCCTACATAGTGCCGATGCGCGAAAGAATCGCGGAGCTGTTCCATGCGGATCTCTCCCAAGTGAATGTAAAGGCGACAACGTCCGAACGGCTGGGATTTACCGGTCGTGGAGAAGGCATTTCGGCAATGGCGGTTCTTTTACTGGAAAGCAAATAA
- the disA gene encoding DNA integrity scanning diadenylate cyclase DisA: MSDRDRDHFINHVFPFLAPGTPFREGVDNVLRARTGGLIIVGFSEDVKKIVDGGFEIEAAYTPAQLYELAKMDGAIILSKNVDTILYANVQLVPDSKIHSKETGMRHRTAERVAKSTGELVIAISERRHVITLYQGDHRYTLKDMGVILTKANQAIQTLEKYKAVLDQSITNLGALEFERLVTYQDVSQVLHRVEMVLRVKRELITYVHELGNEGRLITMQLNEILTNMEREAFLLLKDYVNHQETDASEAFRELQILSDKKPLNDEIILRLLGYTKPIENHDRILSSRGYRLLHRIPRLPSVIIDNIVEHFSTLGAISQANLTDFGKVEGIGETRAKLVKEGLERVQEQMFIDRHV; the protein is encoded by the coding sequence ATGAGTGACCGCGATCGTGATCATTTTATTAATCACGTATTTCCATTTTTGGCACCCGGAACCCCCTTTAGGGAAGGGGTGGATAATGTATTGCGTGCGAGGACGGGTGGGCTGATTATTGTCGGATTTAGCGAGGACGTTAAAAAGATTGTGGACGGCGGTTTTGAAATTGAGGCAGCATACACCCCTGCCCAACTCTATGAATTGGCAAAAATGGATGGAGCCATTATCCTCAGTAAAAACGTTGATACCATTCTTTATGCAAATGTTCAACTTGTACCCGATAGCAAGATCCATTCAAAGGAAACCGGTATGCGCCACCGCACGGCCGAACGTGTGGCCAAATCTACCGGGGAGCTGGTGATCGCCATTTCTGAACGCCGTCATGTGATTACTTTGTATCAAGGCGACCATCGCTATACGCTTAAAGACATGGGCGTTATTTTAACAAAAGCGAATCAAGCGATTCAGACATTGGAAAAATATAAAGCTGTGTTGGATCAGAGCATTACGAATCTAGGTGCCCTTGAATTTGAGCGTCTTGTCACTTATCAGGATGTTTCCCAAGTGCTTCATCGCGTGGAGATGGTCTTGCGAGTGAAGCGAGAACTAATTACCTATGTGCATGAACTGGGGAATGAAGGCCGACTCATCACGATGCAACTCAATGAAATTTTAACGAACATGGAGCGGGAAGCGTTTTTACTTTTGAAAGACTACGTGAATCATCAAGAAACAGATGCATCCGAAGCCTTCCGTGAATTACAAATTTTATCCGACAAAAAGCCATTAAATGATGAGATAATCCTGCGATTGCTGGGATATACGAAGCCGATCGAAAATCATGACAGGATATTATCCTCACGGGGATACCGGTTGTTGCATCGCATTCCGAGGCTTCCGTCCGTGATTATCGATAATATTGTCGAACATTTCAGTACGTTGGGTGCGATAAGCCAAGCAAATTTAACGGATTTTGGAAAAGTTGAAGGAATTGGAGAAACAAGGGCGAAACTAGTAAAGGAGGGGTTGGAGCGCGTGCAAGAGCAAATGTTTATCGATCGGCACGTTTAA
- the cysS gene encoding cysteine--tRNA ligase yields MAVQMYNTLTRQKETFQPLEEGKVKMYVCGPTVYNYIHIGNARSSVVFDMIRRYLMHRGYDVQYVTNFTDVDDKIIDAAKEAGEDVFALAERFIHQFHEDTSALGVKRADIHPRVTETMADIITFIGALIDKGYAYEADGDVYFKTKTFLDYGKLSGQSTDDLQAGARIDVGEQKQDPLDFALWKEAKAGEVSWDSPWGQGRPGWHIECSAMVKKYLGDTIDIHAGGQDLMFPHHENEVAQSESLLEEPMANYWLHNGYLQIDNEKMSKSLGNFVLVNDLVQQHDPEAIRFFILQSHYRHPLNFNVELVEAAGAGLARIRTFLENVRHRYRASADFAESGRWLKKIEDFKDRFTREMDDDFHTGNAITVLFDFVKEGNRYLQEPHTSKDVLQKMLDAFAEWGDVLGISFSVEEDLLPDDIENYIEQRKEARVHKNFREADRIRDLLKERDIELEDTPQGTRWKRVSKS; encoded by the coding sequence ATGGCTGTACAAATGTACAACACGTTAACCAGGCAAAAAGAAACCTTCCAACCCCTCGAAGAGGGGAAGGTAAAGATGTATGTATGCGGGCCGACGGTCTATAATTATATTCATATCGGAAACGCCAGATCCTCGGTCGTTTTTGACATGATCCGGCGTTACTTGATGCACCGCGGCTATGATGTACAATATGTCACGAATTTTACCGATGTGGATGACAAAATTATTGATGCGGCTAAAGAAGCCGGTGAAGACGTTTTTGCCCTGGCCGAACGATTTATCCATCAGTTCCATGAAGATACGTCGGCATTGGGCGTGAAGCGGGCGGATATTCACCCACGAGTAACGGAGACGATGGCTGATATCATCACCTTCATCGGAGCGCTCATTGACAAAGGGTACGCGTATGAAGCGGACGGAGACGTTTATTTTAAGACGAAGACTTTTCTGGATTATGGAAAACTGTCGGGGCAATCCACCGACGACCTTCAAGCAGGGGCCCGCATTGATGTTGGCGAGCAAAAGCAGGACCCTTTGGATTTTGCATTGTGGAAAGAGGCCAAAGCCGGAGAAGTGTCCTGGGACAGTCCTTGGGGCCAAGGGCGGCCCGGTTGGCATATCGAATGCTCGGCGATGGTAAAAAAATATTTGGGAGACACGATTGACATTCACGCCGGAGGGCAAGATCTCATGTTTCCCCATCATGAAAATGAAGTAGCGCAATCGGAGTCCTTGCTGGAGGAGCCGATGGCCAACTACTGGCTCCATAATGGTTATCTCCAGATTGATAACGAAAAGATGTCCAAGTCGCTCGGGAATTTTGTGCTCGTCAACGATTTGGTTCAACAACACGATCCGGAAGCGATCCGCTTCTTTATTTTACAATCTCATTACCGGCATCCCCTTAATTTTAACGTTGAGCTGGTGGAAGCCGCGGGGGCCGGATTGGCGAGAATCCGTACGTTTTTGGAAAATGTGCGGCACCGTTACCGTGCGAGTGCGGATTTTGCCGAGAGCGGCAGGTGGTTAAAGAAGATTGAAGATTTTAAGGATCGTTTTACCAGGGAGATGGATGACGATTTCCATACAGGAAACGCGATTACGGTTTTATTTGACTTCGTAAAAGAGGGGAATCGCTATTTGCAAGAACCTCATACGTCAAAAGACGTGTTGCAAAAGATGCTGGATGCATTTGCGGAGTGGGGGGACGTTTTAGGCATTTCTTTTTCTGTCGAAGAAGATCTGCTGCCCGATGATATCGAAAACTATATCGAACAACGGAAAGAAGCACGCGTGCATAAAAATTTCCGGGAAGCAGATCGCATTCGTGATTTGTTAAAAGAGAGGGACATCGAGCTTGAAGACACCCCGCAAGGCACGCGTTGGAAACGTGTGTCGAAATCATGA
- the rlmB gene encoding 23S rRNA (guanosine(2251)-2'-O)-methyltransferase RlmB: MKENEWLTGRNPVFEALHSSASVQKIWVAEGVKKGAIQGLVSKAKERNIAINYVPRKKIDQLTGIQNHQGIAASVSAYAFADMDVLFARAAEKGQAPFFILLDGIEDPQNLGSILRSADAAGADGVIIPKHGASGLTGAVAKASAGAIEHVPVVKVTNLARTMERLKKEGLWMVGTDASAEADYRTLDGEMPVVLVIGSEGKGMSRLVREACDFLYQIPMAGDVSSLNAAVSCSLLLYEVQRKRHPLGGAT; this comes from the coding sequence ATGAAAGAGAATGAGTGGTTAACCGGCCGCAATCCCGTGTTTGAAGCGCTTCATTCTTCTGCATCCGTTCAGAAAATTTGGGTGGCGGAAGGGGTGAAGAAAGGGGCGATACAGGGACTGGTTTCCAAGGCAAAAGAAAGAAACATTGCCATCAACTACGTGCCCCGAAAAAAAATCGATCAACTGACAGGCATTCAAAATCATCAGGGCATTGCAGCTTCTGTTTCGGCTTATGCCTTTGCGGATATGGACGTTCTGTTTGCACGCGCGGCCGAAAAAGGACAAGCACCTTTTTTTATTCTGTTGGACGGCATCGAGGATCCGCAAAATTTAGGTTCGATATTGCGGAGTGCGGACGCGGCCGGGGCAGATGGAGTCATCATCCCAAAACATGGGGCAAGCGGCCTCACCGGCGCAGTAGCAAAAGCTTCTGCGGGTGCGATTGAACACGTTCCGGTCGTAAAAGTGACAAATCTTGCGCGAACGATGGAGCGTTTGAAAAAAGAAGGCTTATGGATGGTCGGCACCGATGCCTCTGCTGAAGCAGATTATCGTACATTAGACGGGGAAATGCCTGTCGTCTTGGTCATTGGTAGTGAAGGAAAAGGAATGAGCCGCCTCGTCAGAGAAGCCTGCGATTTTTTATATCAGATCCCGATGGCGGGCGACGTTTCTTCCTTGAATGCTGCTGTGTCATGCAGCCTCCTCCTGTATGAAGTGCAACGGAAGCGTCATCCGTTAGGAGGTGCAACGTGA
- the gltX gene encoding glutamate--tRNA ligase: MTQEVRVRFAPSPTGHLHIGGARQALFNYLFARHHNGKFIVRIEDTDQARNIDDATDKLMDSMKWLGLDWDESIENGGPYAPYRSSERFDIYPKYIEQLLKENKAYRCYMTSEELEAEREAQIARGEMPKYSGRDRDLTREQQKAYEAKGIKPVVRFRVPDVNEVPSVVIHDVIRGEVSFDTDGIGDFVIARSDGVPTYNFAVVVDDYLMKISHVIRGEEHLSNTPRQALLYDAFEWERPHFAHAPLILNEDRQKMSKREESIMQFVEQYQDFGYLPEGLVNFLALLGWSPGNEEEKFTIEALIERFSLERVSKAPAVFDKDKLAWMNNQYMKEADSDRLTELVIPHLQKEELLGTSYTEEDREWLKNLVEIYQEQMHYAEEFSSLASLFFQSSIAYEADALDVLNEDHVPEVVTTLSAQLDHLEDFEASEIKKAIKATQKETGQKGKTLFMPIRAAVTGQTHGPELPKAIELLGKETVQARLADASHIQQ, translated from the coding sequence ATGACACAGGAAGTCCGGGTTCGGTTTGCGCCGAGTCCAACGGGCCATCTGCATATCGGAGGCGCTCGCCAAGCGCTTTTTAATTATTTGTTCGCCCGGCATCATAACGGCAAGTTTATCGTGCGGATTGAAGACACGGACCAAGCACGTAATATCGATGATGCTACGGATAAATTAATGGACAGCATGAAATGGCTCGGATTGGATTGGGATGAAAGCATCGAAAACGGTGGCCCTTATGCCCCTTATCGAAGCAGCGAACGCTTCGATATCTATCCAAAATATATTGAACAATTGCTGAAAGAAAACAAGGCTTATCGTTGTTATATGACGAGCGAGGAACTTGAGGCAGAGCGGGAGGCCCAAATTGCGCGCGGAGAGATGCCGAAATATAGCGGTAGGGACCGCGATTTAACGAGGGAGCAACAAAAAGCGTACGAGGCAAAAGGGATCAAGCCGGTGGTGCGATTTCGTGTCCCTGACGTCAATGAGGTACCCTCGGTGGTTATCCATGATGTCATTCGCGGGGAAGTGAGCTTTGATACGGACGGAATCGGTGATTTTGTCATCGCGCGCTCAGACGGGGTTCCTACGTACAACTTCGCGGTCGTCGTCGACGATTATTTGATGAAAATATCCCATGTGATCCGCGGAGAAGAACATTTATCCAATACTCCACGGCAAGCCCTTTTATACGATGCATTTGAGTGGGAACGGCCGCATTTTGCCCACGCACCACTAATTCTTAACGAAGATCGGCAAAAAATGAGCAAGCGGGAAGAGTCGATCATGCAGTTTGTCGAGCAGTATCAGGATTTCGGTTATTTGCCGGAAGGCCTTGTCAACTTCCTTGCATTACTTGGCTGGTCCCCGGGCAATGAAGAAGAAAAGTTTACTATCGAAGCATTGATTGAAAGGTTTTCGCTGGAGCGTGTATCAAAAGCACCGGCTGTTTTTGACAAAGACAAACTTGCCTGGATGAACAACCAGTATATGAAAGAAGCGGATTCCGATCGACTAACGGAACTTGTCATTCCCCATTTGCAAAAGGAAGAATTACTGGGCACCTCTTATACGGAAGAAGACCGGGAATGGTTGAAGAATCTTGTCGAGATTTATCAAGAGCAAATGCATTACGCTGAAGAATTTAGCTCATTAGCCTCCCTATTTTTCCAATCATCCATTGCTTATGAGGCGGATGCTTTGGATGTGTTAAACGAAGACCATGTTCCCGAGGTGGTGACAACTCTTTCCGCGCAGTTGGACCATCTCGAGGACTTTGAGGCGTCTGAGATAAAAAAAGCGATTAAAGCGACACAAAAAGAAACCGGGCAAAAAGGGAAAACATTATTTATGCCGATTCGCGCGGCAGTGACCGGGCAGACACATGGGCCTGAATTGCCGAAAGCCATTGAACTTCTCGGAAAAGAAACGGTACAGGCAAGATTAGCCGATGCATCGCATATACAACAATAA
- the ispD gene encoding 2-C-methyl-D-erythritol 4-phosphate cytidylyltransferase, producing MAYTVIIPAAGQGKRMNAGANKQFLTIRAVPLIVRTLQIFERDEACEAMIVVANKDEIIEMKQLFTEYGLRKVTAIVPGGQERQESVYAGLLEINQSEGVVLVHDGARPFVRPEEIRRLAAEVGETQGAVLATKVKDTIKKGSREQVVTETLARDELWAVQTPQAFSYKLLKRAHDVAKKQDFAGTDDAGLVEHIGGTIRLVPGNEENIKLTTPYDIGIAEMILEERKEDQHENRARF from the coding sequence ATGGCGTATACGGTAATTATACCGGCGGCCGGACAAGGAAAGCGTATGAATGCAGGAGCAAACAAGCAATTTTTAACCATCCGAGCGGTTCCGCTCATCGTTCGTACGCTGCAAATATTTGAAAGGGACGAAGCCTGTGAGGCAATGATCGTTGTTGCTAACAAAGATGAAATCATAGAGATGAAGCAGTTATTCACGGAGTATGGATTAAGAAAAGTGACAGCGATCGTTCCCGGCGGCCAGGAACGACAAGAAAGTGTGTATGCCGGACTGTTGGAAATCAACCAATCGGAAGGTGTTGTTCTCGTTCACGACGGTGCCCGCCCGTTCGTCCGCCCGGAAGAGATTCGAAGACTCGCGGCCGAGGTTGGTGAAACACAAGGGGCTGTATTGGCGACAAAGGTAAAGGATACCATTAAGAAAGGGTCTCGCGAGCAAGTGGTGACCGAAACATTGGCACGTGATGAACTGTGGGCGGTCCAAACGCCGCAGGCATTTTCTTATAAGCTTTTAAAAAGGGCGCACGATGTAGCGAAAAAGCAGGATTTTGCAGGCACGGACGATGCCGGCCTTGTTGAACATATAGGGGGAACGATTCGACTCGTCCCCGGTAATGAGGAAAATATAAAATTAACGACGCCGTATGATATCGGCATTGCAGAAATGATACTTGAAGAAAGAAAGGAAGATCAGCATGAGAATCGGGCAAGGTTTTGA